Proteins encoded within one genomic window of Armatimonadota bacterium:
- a CDS encoding molybdopterin biosynthesis protein, whose protein sequence is MVESEPAGARQIYLSDVPLEEARRVWLQALRARGLLGPLEAEAVAAAESLHRVTAAPVYAAGSTPHYHASAVDGIAVRAEETFGASETSPVRLGPGRFRPVNTGDPLPSGFDAVVMVEDIHESPTGEVELIGPAVPWQHVRPVGEDIVVTELLLPTNHRIRPPDLGALLAAGVREVPVRRRPRLLIIPTGDELMEPGRPPAPGAIIEFNSHVLAAMAQEWGALTDRHAPVCDDPVALADALLRGRDHDLVVVNAGASAGTRDFAVDALRRVGEVILHGVAIKPGRPTILGIVGKTPVVGIPGYPVTSMLTFDLFVKPMVFMLQGLPVPRREVVRAVTTRTITSVMGLDEFVRVKLGEVGGRLVASPLGRGAGLISTMVRADGLLTIPRSSEGVAAGREVEVELLRAREEIARTLVVVGSHDVALDLLADFLRRRDPGVSLSSAHVGSLGGLGALRRREAHMSGIHLLDEETGEYNVPYVRRYLPGEEVVLVTLAHRDQGLIVRPGNPRAIAGLEDLVREDVVFINRQRGAGTRLLLEFTCKRAGIDPTQIRGYEREAYTHMAVAAAVASGTADAGLGIYAAARALGLDFIPVARERYDLVIPREHLEAPLVQEALAVLNSAEFQEEVRRLGGYDTTETGRITPLEPVRRA, encoded by the coding sequence ATGGTAGAGAGTGAGCCGGCGGGGGCGCGGCAGATCTACCTGAGCGATGTTCCTCTGGAGGAGGCCCGGCGGGTCTGGCTGCAGGCCCTGCGGGCTCGAGGGCTGCTGGGGCCTCTGGAAGCCGAGGCCGTGGCTGCGGCGGAGAGCCTGCACCGGGTCACAGCAGCGCCCGTCTACGCCGCGGGATCGACACCGCACTACCACGCCTCGGCGGTGGACGGGATCGCCGTGCGGGCAGAGGAGACCTTCGGTGCCTCGGAGACCTCACCGGTGCGGCTTGGCCCCGGCCGGTTCCGCCCCGTGAACACCGGTGATCCCCTGCCATCGGGGTTTGACGCCGTGGTCATGGTGGAGGACATCCACGAATCCCCGACCGGTGAGGTGGAGCTGATCGGACCGGCCGTCCCCTGGCAGCACGTCCGGCCGGTGGGTGAGGACATCGTGGTCACGGAGCTGCTCCTGCCCACCAACCACCGCATCCGGCCCCCTGACCTGGGAGCGCTGCTGGCTGCCGGCGTGAGGGAGGTGCCGGTGCGGCGGCGGCCCCGGCTTCTGATCATCCCCACCGGCGACGAGCTGATGGAGCCAGGCCGCCCGCCGGCTCCCGGCGCGATCATCGAGTTTAACTCGCATGTGCTGGCCGCCATGGCGCAGGAGTGGGGTGCGCTGACGGACCGGCACGCCCCCGTGTGTGACGACCCGGTTGCCCTGGCCGATGCGCTCCTGCGCGGACGTGACCATGATCTGGTCGTGGTGAACGCCGGGGCCTCCGCGGGCACCAGGGACTTTGCCGTCGACGCGCTGCGCCGGGTGGGGGAGGTCATCCTCCACGGAGTTGCCATCAAACCGGGCCGGCCCACCATCCTGGGGATTGTGGGGAAGACGCCAGTGGTAGGGATCCCCGGCTACCCCGTCACCTCCATGCTCACCTTCGACCTGTTCGTCAAGCCCATGGTCTTTATGCTGCAGGGGCTGCCGGTGCCGCGCCGCGAGGTGGTGCGGGCGGTGACCACGCGGACGATCACCTCGGTGATGGGGCTTGACGAGTTCGTCCGCGTCAAGCTGGGCGAGGTGGGAGGGCGGCTGGTGGCCAGCCCGCTGGGGCGGGGTGCCGGCCTCATCTCCACCATGGTTCGGGCCGACGGCCTGCTGACGATTCCCCGTTCCAGCGAGGGCGTGGCCGCCGGCCGGGAGGTGGAGGTGGAGCTGTTGCGGGCGCGGGAGGAGATCGCCAGGACGCTGGTCGTGGTAGGCAGCCACGACGTGGCCCTGGATCTGCTGGCAGACTTCCTGCGGCGGCGCGACCCGGGAGTCAGCCTCTCCTCCGCGCATGTGGGCAGCCTGGGCGGCCTGGGCGCCCTGCGCCGGCGGGAGGCCCACATGTCCGGCATCCACCTGTTGGACGAAGAGACGGGCGAGTACAACGTACCCTACGTGCGCCGCTACCTTCCGGGGGAGGAGGTGGTCCTGGTCACGCTGGCCCACCGGGACCAGGGGCTGATAGTCCGGCCGGGCAATCCCAGGGCGATCGCAGGGCTGGAGGACCTGGTCCGGGAGGACGTCGTCTTCATCAACCGGCAGCGGGGGGCAGGGACGCGCCTGCTGCTTGAATTCACCTGCAAGCGAGCGGGCATCGACCCCACACAGATTCGCGGCTACGAGCGGGAGGCCTACACCCACATGGCCGTGGCCGCAGCCGTGGCCAGCGGCACGGCCGACGCGGGTCTGGGGATCTACGCCGCCGCGCGGGCCCTGGGGCTCGACTTCATTCCGGTGGCCAGGGAGCGCTACGACCTGGTCATCCCCCGCGAGCACC
- a CDS encoding molybdopterin-binding protein, translating into MIAVSVRLFATLRQYHPQAAAGAISVQLDEGATVGDLVQRLGIPRQAVRVTFVNGLVVDDTARLQEGDDVGIFPPIAGGGEVLFFQIRTPCEAKEHFFSTWLPPPPRVETVSLEAAWGRVLAADVVVPRDLPEFFRSTVDGYAVRAADTFGAGEGLPAYLSVVGEVGMGEAPRVRVGPGEAAWIPTGGMLPEGADAVVMVEHTEKLDRRTVEVKRAVGPGENLIRPGEDFPAGAVALRRGRRLAPQDLGLLAGIGATEVPVAVPPAVALISTGDEIVPPQIEPRPGQIRDINTYTLSALVRQEGGTPRFFGLIPDVYDALLAALRRAAESSDLILISGGSSVGPRDLVARAIDAIGSPGVLVHGVSMKPGKPTILGAAGGKAVVGLPGHPTTVMIVFYVFAREMIWRLLGLEASPPVPLRARLARRVASAPGREDYLRVFLERRNGELWAVPLLGKSGLIATMVKADGLVRVPLEREGVEVGEPVEVWTW; encoded by the coding sequence GTGATTGCAGTTTCGGTGCGGCTCTTCGCCACCCTGCGGCAGTACCACCCCCAGGCCGCAGCCGGGGCCATCAGCGTGCAACTGGACGAAGGAGCAACCGTCGGCGACCTGGTGCAGCGTCTGGGCATCCCCCGCCAGGCGGTGCGGGTGACCTTCGTCAACGGCCTGGTCGTGGACGATACGGCGAGGCTACAAGAGGGCGACGACGTGGGGATCTTCCCGCCCATTGCCGGTGGCGGCGAGGTCCTCTTCTTCCAGATCCGGACGCCCTGCGAAGCCAAAGAACATTTTTTCTCCACCTGGCTGCCCCCGCCTCCCCGCGTGGAGACCGTCTCCCTGGAAGCAGCCTGGGGGAGGGTTCTCGCCGCTGACGTGGTGGTGCCCCGGGACCTGCCGGAGTTCTTCCGCTCCACCGTGGACGGGTACGCGGTGCGGGCCGCCGACACCTTCGGCGCCGGCGAGGGGCTACCCGCCTACCTGAGCGTGGTGGGCGAGGTGGGCATGGGCGAGGCTCCCCGGGTGCGCGTCGGGCCCGGGGAAGCGGCGTGGATCCCCACCGGCGGCATGCTGCCGGAGGGCGCAGACGCCGTGGTCATGGTGGAGCACACCGAGAAGCTGGACAGGCGGACGGTTGAGGTGAAGCGGGCCGTGGGGCCGGGCGAAAATCTCATCCGTCCCGGAGAGGACTTTCCCGCCGGCGCGGTGGCCCTGCGGCGGGGCCGGAGGTTGGCCCCGCAGGACCTGGGACTGCTGGCGGGAATCGGCGCCACAGAGGTGCCGGTGGCGGTCCCTCCGGCCGTCGCTCTCATCTCCACCGGCGACGAGATCGTCCCGCCCCAGATCGAGCCCCGTCCCGGTCAGATCAGGGACATCAACACCTACACCCTCTCTGCCCTGGTGAGACAGGAAGGAGGCACTCCCCGCTTCTTCGGCCTGATTCCCGATGTGTACGACGCGCTGCTGGCCGCACTGCGTCGGGCGGCGGAGAGCAGCGACCTGATCCTTATCTCCGGCGGCAGCTCGGTGGGGCCGCGGGACCTGGTGGCGCGGGCGATTGACGCTATAGGGTCTCCCGGCGTCCTTGTCCACGGGGTCTCGATGAAGCCCGGCAAACCCACCATCCTGGGCGCGGCGGGCGGAAAGGCCGTGGTGGGCCTTCCCGGCCATCCCACTACGGTGATGATCGTCTTCTACGTTTTCGCGCGGGAGATGATCTGGCGGCTGTTGGGGCTGGAGGCCTCGCCTCCCGTCCCGCTGCGGGCCCGCCTGGCCCGCCGCGTCGCCTCCGCTCCCGGGAGGGAGGACTACCTGCGTGTCTTCCTGGAGCGACGCAACGGGGAGCTTTGGGCGGTGCCGCTGCTGGGGAAGTCCGGCCTCATCGCCACCATGGTGAAGGCCGACGGTCTGGTGCGGGTTCCCCTGGAGCGTGAGGGCGTGGAGGTGGGAGAGCCGGTGGAGGTTTGGACATGGTAG
- a CDS encoding MoaD/ThiS family protein: MSSLVEVRLYGRLRRFAEDPRVTTESIARVPVEEETTVEQVLRRLGIDPDAEVSNIFVNGRYSPEARKLVVRGGDRVGVFPRDMAMLYC; the protein is encoded by the coding sequence ATGTCGTCTCTGGTGGAAGTCAGGCTCTACGGCCGGCTGCGCCGCTTCGCCGAGGACCCGAGGGTCACGACGGAGTCGATAGCCCGGGTGCCGGTGGAAGAGGAAACGACGGTCGAGCAGGTGCTGCGCCGCCTGGGGATCGACCCCGACGCCGAGGTGAGCAACATCTTCGTCAACGGCCGGTATTCCCCGGAGGCCCGGAAACTCGTGGTGAGGGGCGGCGACCGCGTCGGTGTCTTCCCCAGGGACATGGCTATGCTCTACTGCTGA
- a CDS encoding aldehyde ferredoxin oxidoreductase C-terminal domain-containing protein, giving the protein MARLLRVNMADLTATFEDVPPAYSLWGGRGLTSMVTAQEVPPTCHPLGPMNKLVFAPGIVSGTAAPTSGRLSVGGKSPLTGTIKETNVGGLASQKIARLGIKAIIVEGQPEEPGKFWVLKVRRALTGELAAEFLPADDLVGLGMYEVCTRLWDRHGKVAVIGIGPAGEMRMTAAGICVNDQENTAGRYAGRGGMGAVMGSKGLKAIVVDDTGAPGVEIANRELFQRGIDKITEASLRHDVTKKGGALNTYGTNVLANIMNEAGGYPTRNFRSGRFELTGQISGEAKVELIKKRNGEGATGHPCHPGCIIQCSDRWANPDGTFKVSVMEYESVWALGANCGIGNLDDIADLIRACNDVGVDTIEMGGTIAVAMEGGLLPFGDAEGAKKLINEEIRKGTPLGRIIGNGAVFTGRAFGVTRVPAVKGQNMPAYEPRAVKGIGVTYATSTMGADHTAGYTISPEILGVGGKVDPFAVQKAELSRQWQASTAFIDSTGYCLFDVFAVVDNPEGLEGMVESCAGVLGTTWTVNDITRLGLEILRAERKFNEAAGFTAAHDRLPEFMTREPLPPHNTVFDVPEELLDAVYKF; this is encoded by the coding sequence ATGGCAAGGCTCTTGCGCGTGAACATGGCCGACCTGACGGCCACATTCGAAGACGTGCCGCCAGCCTACAGTCTGTGGGGAGGGCGGGGCCTTACCTCCATGGTCACCGCTCAGGAGGTCCCTCCCACCTGCCACCCCCTCGGCCCGATGAACAAGCTGGTCTTCGCCCCGGGCATCGTCAGCGGCACGGCGGCGCCGACGTCCGGCCGTCTGTCCGTCGGGGGGAAGAGTCCGCTCACCGGGACCATCAAGGAGACCAACGTCGGCGGTCTCGCCTCCCAGAAGATCGCCCGGCTGGGGATCAAGGCCATCATTGTGGAAGGCCAGCCCGAGGAGCCCGGTAAATTCTGGGTGCTCAAGGTGCGCAGGGCGCTGACCGGCGAGCTTGCCGCGGAGTTCCTCCCCGCCGACGACCTGGTGGGACTGGGGATGTATGAAGTGTGCACCCGGCTGTGGGACAGGCACGGCAAAGTGGCGGTGATCGGGATCGGTCCGGCCGGCGAGATGCGCATGACCGCCGCCGGGATTTGCGTCAACGACCAGGAGAATACGGCCGGGCGCTACGCCGGCCGCGGCGGCATGGGCGCGGTCATGGGGAGCAAGGGGCTGAAGGCCATCGTTGTGGATGACACGGGGGCACCCGGCGTGGAGATCGCAAACAGGGAGCTCTTCCAGCGGGGCATCGACAAGATCACCGAGGCCTCCCTGCGCCACGACGTCACCAAGAAGGGCGGGGCGTTGAACACGTACGGTACCAACGTCCTGGCCAACATCATGAACGAGGCTGGAGGCTACCCCACGCGCAACTTCCGCTCCGGCCGCTTCGAGCTCACCGGCCAGATCAGCGGCGAGGCCAAGGTTGAATTGATAAAGAAGCGCAACGGGGAGGGCGCTACCGGCCACCCCTGCCACCCCGGCTGCATCATCCAGTGCTCCGACCGCTGGGCCAACCCGGACGGTACCTTCAAGGTCTCAGTCATGGAGTACGAGTCGGTGTGGGCGCTGGGAGCCAACTGCGGCATCGGGAACCTCGACGACATCGCGGATTTGATCCGGGCCTGCAACGATGTGGGTGTGGACACCATCGAAATGGGTGGGACCATTGCGGTGGCCATGGAGGGCGGCCTGCTCCCGTTTGGCGATGCTGAAGGTGCCAAGAAGCTCATCAATGAGGAGATCAGGAAGGGCACGCCACTTGGGCGCATTATCGGCAACGGTGCGGTCTTCACCGGACGGGCCTTCGGTGTGACCCGCGTTCCAGCGGTCAAGGGACAGAACATGCCGGCGTACGAACCTAGGGCGGTGAAGGGCATCGGCGTCACCTACGCCACCTCCACCATGGGCGCTGACCACACAGCCGGGTACACCATCTCTCCTGAAATCCTGGGTGTCGGGGGCAAGGTCGATCCGTTCGCGGTGCAGAAGGCGGAACTCTCGCGCCAGTGGCAGGCCTCCACGGCGTTCATTGACTCCACCGGGTACTGCCTCTTCGACGTCTTCGCCGTGGTAGACAATCCGGAAGGGCTGGAGGGGATGGTGGAGAGCTGCGCCGGGGTGCTGGGGACCACCTGGACCGTGAACGACATCACACGGCTGGGCCTGGAGATCCTGCGGGCCGAGCGGAAGTTCAACGAGGCCGCCGGGTTCACAGCGGCGCACGACCGGCTGCCGGAGTTCATGACGCGCGAACCGCTGCCACCCCACAACACCGTCTTCGACGTGCCCGAGGAGCTGCTCGACGCGGTCTATAAGTTCTGA
- the moaA gene encoding GTP 3',8-cyclase MoaA, which produces MRDRFGRDLHDLRISLTDRCNLRCVYCAPPGHAGARPRREPLRDDELLLVVRAAADLGVRKLRLTGGEPTLRPGLVDLVRALAAIPGLEDVGMTTNGLLLEPMASALAAAGLRRVNISLDTTDPEKFRRITGGGRLERVLAGIAAAEAAGLVPIKLNTVVVRGFNDDDVVPLAALTRERPWEVRFIEIMPFGRLGRFAAASLVPSAETMARIEAALGRLIPLDVSGEHPARTYRLPDAAGRLGFISPWSQPFCSRCGRLRLTADGRLRLCLLHDDEVDLLTPLRRGAGYEELRALLRTAAFGRPAGHALADGAFPRARLMGEIGG; this is translated from the coding sequence CTCCGCATCTCCCTCACGGATCGCTGCAACCTGCGATGTGTCTACTGCGCTCCTCCGGGACACGCCGGCGCCCGCCCGCGGCGAGAGCCCCTGCGCGACGACGAGCTGCTGCTGGTGGTGCGTGCCGCCGCCGACCTGGGCGTGCGGAAACTCCGTCTCACCGGGGGCGAGCCCACCCTCCGCCCCGGCCTGGTGGACCTGGTCCGGGCCCTTGCGGCCATCCCAGGCCTGGAGGACGTCGGGATGACCACCAACGGTCTGCTGCTGGAGCCCATGGCCTCTGCCCTGGCCGCAGCCGGCCTGCGCCGCGTTAACATCAGCCTGGACACCACCGACCCGGAGAAGTTCCGCCGCATCACCGGGGGCGGGCGGCTGGAGCGCGTGCTGGCTGGGATTGCCGCGGCGGAGGCCGCCGGCCTGGTGCCCATCAAGCTCAACACCGTTGTCGTCCGCGGGTTCAACGACGACGACGTCGTCCCTCTGGCCGCCCTCACCAGGGAGCGCCCCTGGGAGGTCCGGTTCATCGAGATCATGCCGTTCGGCCGCCTGGGACGGTTTGCTGCGGCCAGCCTCGTGCCCAGCGCGGAGACCATGGCCCGCATCGAGGCCGCGCTGGGGCGGCTCATTCCTCTCGACGTCTCCGGGGAGCACCCGGCCAGGACGTACCGCCTGCCCGACGCGGCTGGCAGGCTGGGCTTCATAAGCCCCTGGAGCCAGCCCTTCTGCTCCCGCTGCGGCCGGCTCCGCCTGACCGCCGACGGGCGGCTTCGCCTCTGCCTGCTGCACGACGACGAGGTGGACCTGCTGACCCCGCTGCGCCGGGGGGCCGGCTATGAGGAGCTCAGGGCCCTCCTGCGCACCGCTGCGTTCGGCCGTCCCGCCGGACACGCCCTGGCCGACGGAGCGTTCCCTCGAGCCAGGTTGATGGGCGAGATTGGAGGGTAA